In one Diabrotica virgifera virgifera chromosome 7, PGI_DIABVI_V3a genomic region, the following are encoded:
- the LOC126888366 gene encoding uncharacterized protein LOC126888366 isoform X5, whose product MVSCALHSCSHNARWKKIGITFHSFPKDVQLRKAWVQFVNRERENWEPSKGSKLCTKHFAERHIDRTSLAQPIRLRENAIPTIAGIPLGNRHRHQQTYDVDVTSVAGYVWLCKPVSPVNDNDGGDDVIDNDGGDVVIDNDFYLDENDVDEVPSQDTGQNIQKEAEGVERHHVAQKSEIINVSKMTTETVLLSENKSLLQKRLEESKVLQVEKEREKRQSTDQIKCDNTTITQKNEASNKENISNRFIITKEQLEQKCRTCFVRSGTNNVWIKYHDGMIFRDILKNFSLVEIHRSDGLPQSICYVCTNYIINLCTFKMNIDRSLKNLQAAFRQLENIPESQREEIDKSKVPTPPSALRQLDVNVPESQCEQSASRISTAPNVYKVVENLQVQVFESDEENDSQNDITQQIIIAPDPNKSDRVNPQYVNKLIKQTETNIENTKENSNNIPTNTWRRKRIRDNKERALKRLEKHLSKVPSAEDYRCHYKVRSQLKKYLRRRKLMIQKLKPTTTSVLLDHDYIKIVDQKDLNTHKHRRKKRLNLNRRKKCRKERMNLNRHKKCGEEKQKEMLCPCCIKGENFRRNKFVNRQICFDKYSHCDKYTCTYCLSKNSLWLKDRAHNRSKSRNKL is encoded by the exons ATGGTTAGTTGTGCACTGCATTCTTGTTCGCACAACGCTCGATGGAAAAAAATAGGAATAACTTTTCATAG TTTTCCTAAAGATGTTCAACTGAGAAAGGCCTGGGTACAGTTTGTAAATAGAGAGAGGGAGAACTGGGAACCATCAAAAGGTAGCAAATTATGTACCAAACATTTTGCTGAGAGGCATATAGATCGAACTTCTTTAGCTCAGCCCATTCGTTTGCGAGAAAATGCAATACCTACAATTGCTGGCATACCATTGGGCAACAGACACAGACACCAACAGACCTATGACGTTGACGTAACTTCTGTTGCAGGatatgtttggttat GTAAACCTGTTTCTCCAGTTAATGATAATGATGGTGGTGACGACGTTATTGATAATGATGGTGGTGATGTCGTTATTGATAATGATTTTTATCTGGATGAAAATGATGTTGATGAAGTTCCATCTCAGGATACGGGCCAGAACATTCAAAAAGAAGCTGAAGGTGTTGAAAGGCATCATGTAGCCCAAAAAAGTGAAATtataaat GTCTCAAAAATGACTACGGAAACTGTTTTGCTCTCTGAGAACAAATCTTTACTGCAAAAGCGTCTGGAAGAGAGTAAAGTTTTACAAGTAGAAAAAG AACGTGAGAAACGCCAATCCACAGATCAAATTAAATGTGATAATACCACCATTACACAGAAAAATGAAGCATCTAATAAAGAAAACATTTCAAATCGTTTCATTATTACGAAAGAACAATTGGAGCAAAAGTGTCGGACTTGCTTTGTTAGAAGTGGAACAAATAATGTATGGATTAAATACCATGATGGAATGATATTCCGAGATATATTGAAAAATTTTTCTTTAGTTGAG ATTCATCGATCGGATGGTTTACCTCAAAGCATTTGCTATGTTTGCACAAACTATATTATAAATTTATGCACGTTTAAAATGAATATTGATAGATCCTTGAAAAATCTTCAAGCAGCATTTCGACAGTTAGAAAATATACCAGAATCTCAACGTGAGGAGATTGATAAATCCAAAGTACCTACACCGCCTAGTGCCCTTCGACAGTTAGATGTAAACGTACCAGAATCTCAATGTGAGCAGAGTGCATCCAGGATATCTACTGCGCCTAATGTATATAAAGTCGTAGAAAACTTACAAGTACAAGTTTTTGAGAGTGACGAAGAGAACGACAGTCAGAATGATATAACCCAACAAATAATTATAGCACCAGATCCAAATAAAAGTGATAGGGTAAATCCACAATATGTTAACAAATTAATCAAACAAACCGAAACAAATATTGAAAATACCAAAGAAAATTCAAATAATATACCCACAAACACTTGGAGGAGGAAAAGAATAAGAGACAATAAAGAGAGAGCCCTTAAAAGACTAGAAAAACATCTTTCGAAAGTGCCCAGTGCGGAGGATTATAGATGTCATTATAAAGTCAGAAGccagttaaaaaaatatttgagaagACGAAAACTCATGATACAAAAATTAAAACCAACTACTACCAGTGTTCTTTTAGATCATGATTATATCAAAATTGTTGACCAGAAAGATTTAAACACACACAAACACCGTAGGAAAAAAAGACTGAATTTAAATAGACGTAAAAAGTGTAGAAAAGAGAGAATGAATTTAAACAGACACAAAAAGTGTGGAGAAGAAAAACAGAAGGAAATGCTTTGTCCGTGTTGTATTAAAGGAGAAAACTTTAGAAGAAATAAGTTTGTAAACCGTCAAATATGTTTCGATAAATATTCTCATTGTGATAAATACACATGTACATATTGTCTCAGCAAAAATTCGTTATGGTTAAAAGATAGGGCGCACAATAGGAGCAAAAGTCGAAACAAACTTTAA